One genomic region from Planctomycetia bacterium encodes:
- a CDS encoding histidine triad nucleotide-binding protein, with protein MPDTVFGRIIRGEIPARIEHDDDRCLAFHDVAPQAPVHVLVIPKRPIASLAEATAADADLLGHLVVVATQLARKLGLDAGYRLVVNCGPDGGQSVDHLHVHLLGGRQLGWPPG; from the coding sequence ATGCCTGACACCGTCTTCGGCCGCATCATCCGCGGCGAGATCCCCGCCCGGATCGAGCACGACGACGACCGCTGTCTGGCGTTCCACGATGTCGCCCCGCAGGCCCCCGTCCACGTGCTCGTGATCCCGAAGCGGCCGATTGCGTCGCTGGCCGAGGCGACCGCCGCGGACGCCGACCTGCTCGGGCACCTCGTCGTGGTGGCCACGCAGTTGGCGCGGAAGCTCGGCCTCGACGCCGGCTACCGGCTGGTCGTCAACTGCGGTCCCGACGGCGGCCAGTCGGTCGATCACCTGCACGTCCACCTGCTCGGCGGCCGGCAGCTCGGCTGGCCGCCGGGCTGA
- a CDS encoding type III restriction endonuclease subunit R: MTPEKQARVQIDQHLREAGWVVQDANAIDLGAGVGIAVREFPLATGYADYLLYADGKAIGVVEAKPEGFPLKGVETQSSKYTNGLPRNLPHHYFRLPFAYETTSRETQFTNRLELDARSRAVFAFHKPEELLRLVGREKQGRELLREMPPLDTGKLWRVQIGSITNLEKSLAENRPRSLIQMATGSGKTFTAVNFCYRLIKHAGAKRVLFLVDRNNLGEQTLNEFQQFSSPSTGYKFTEEYEVQHLKGKTISPSSKVCITTIQRLYSMLANKELDDESEEGSLFETENSLVKEPMPVAYNPAFPIEMFDYIVIDECHRSIYNLWRQVLEYFDAFLIGLTATPTKQTIGFFHENLVQDYGHEQAVLDKVNVGFDVYRIETQITKDGAKLVREPGVFVPHRDRRTKGVKYKELDDDLTYTAGQLDRDVVSKNQIRLVIRTFKDKLPEIFPGREHVPKTLIFAKTDQHAEDIVEIVRDVFGKGNEFCQKITSKSTGAKPKELLNEFRNSYNPRVAVTVDMIATGTDVKPLECLIFMRNVKSLGYFEQMKGRGCRVVSSDDLQSVTPDAKVKDHFVIVDCIGVCEEEKSTTKPLDREPAVALDKLLDLVSKGVVSDDIASTLASRLVRLDQRIDDNQREVIHEASQGRTLGQMSTALLESLDPDKNLQIATEKAGGEPSDEQIKKVELARIGDALKTFQNPKLRDAILSVRRSLDQVIDEQTPDVLLKAGFSEEALLKARTMLTSFKQFIEENKDEIEAIKILYSRPYRAGLRFKHIKELATKLNQPPFYVDPARPESLIRLWQAYELVEPAKVKGKGGKQLVDVVALVKHALDPSTLLAPMGVTVEERYQEWLGEKGKAGITFTADQKKWLDAIKDHIASSLAIEQDDLEEVPFNTIGGLGRAYELFGDRLAPILDELNMRLAV; encoded by the coding sequence ATGACCCCTGAAAAACAAGCCCGCGTCCAGATCGACCAGCACCTGCGGGAAGCGGGCTGGGTGGTCCAGGATGCTAACGCGATCGACCTCGGTGCCGGGGTAGGGATCGCCGTGCGTGAGTTTCCCCTCGCCACGGGCTACGCCGACTACCTCCTGTACGCCGACGGCAAGGCCATCGGTGTCGTGGAGGCCAAGCCAGAGGGCTTCCCGCTTAAGGGCGTCGAGACCCAGTCGAGCAAGTACACGAACGGCCTTCCGAGGAATCTTCCCCATCATTATTTCCGGCTGCCCTTTGCCTACGAGACAACGAGCAGGGAGACCCAATTCACGAACAGGCTTGAGCTCGACGCCCGTAGTCGGGCCGTTTTCGCGTTCCACAAGCCCGAGGAACTCCTGCGTCTGGTCGGGAGGGAAAAGCAGGGACGAGAACTTCTCCGTGAAATGCCCCCCCTCGACACGGGCAAACTCTGGCGGGTGCAGATCGGGAGCATCACGAACCTGGAGAAGAGCCTTGCAGAGAACCGCCCCCGCTCGCTCATCCAGATGGCCACGGGGTCGGGTAAGACCTTCACCGCGGTCAACTTTTGCTACCGCCTGATCAAGCACGCGGGGGCCAAGCGGGTCCTCTTCCTCGTTGACCGCAACAATCTGGGTGAGCAGACGCTCAACGAGTTTCAGCAGTTCTCTAGCCCCAGCACGGGCTACAAGTTCACCGAGGAGTACGAAGTCCAGCACCTCAAGGGGAAGACGATCAGCCCTAGTTCCAAGGTCTGCATCACGACCATTCAGCGTCTCTACTCGATGCTCGCCAACAAGGAGCTCGATGATGAAAGTGAGGAAGGCTCGCTCTTTGAAACTGAGAACAGCCTCGTCAAGGAACCCATGCCTGTCGCCTACAACCCCGCTTTCCCGATCGAGATGTTCGACTACATCGTGATCGACGAGTGCCACAGGAGTATCTACAACCTGTGGCGACAGGTTCTCGAGTACTTCGATGCTTTCCTGATCGGCCTCACGGCCACTCCCACGAAGCAGACGATCGGCTTCTTCCACGAGAACCTCGTTCAGGACTATGGCCATGAGCAGGCGGTTCTCGACAAGGTGAATGTGGGCTTCGATGTCTACCGCATTGAGACCCAGATCACGAAAGACGGTGCGAAGTTGGTGCGGGAGCCAGGGGTCTTCGTGCCCCATCGCGACCGCCGAACGAAGGGGGTCAAGTACAAGGAACTGGACGACGACCTGACCTACACCGCGGGCCAGTTGGATCGGGATGTGGTCAGCAAGAACCAGATAAGGCTCGTCATCAGGACCTTCAAGGACAAACTGCCCGAGATCTTCCCTGGGCGGGAGCATGTGCCGAAGACGCTGATCTTTGCCAAGACCGACCAGCACGCGGAGGACATTGTCGAGATCGTCAGGGATGTCTTCGGCAAAGGGAACGAGTTCTGCCAGAAGATCACGAGCAAGTCGACAGGGGCCAAGCCCAAGGAACTATTGAACGAGTTCCGCAACTCCTACAACCCGCGTGTTGCCGTCACTGTGGACATGATCGCCACTGGCACTGATGTGAAGCCCCTCGAATGCCTGATCTTCATGCGGAATGTGAAGTCGTTGGGCTACTTCGAGCAGATGAAGGGGCGTGGATGCAGGGTCGTGAGTTCGGACGACCTGCAATCGGTCACCCCCGACGCCAAGGTGAAAGACCACTTTGTCATCGTGGACTGCATCGGCGTCTGCGAGGAGGAAAAGTCCACGACCAAGCCCCTGGACCGTGAGCCGGCGGTCGCGCTGGATAAGTTGCTCGACCTGGTCAGCAAGGGCGTGGTGTCCGACGACATCGCCAGCACCCTCGCTTCTCGGCTCGTCCGCCTCGACCAGCGAATCGACGACAACCAACGGGAGGTTATCCATGAGGCCTCCCAAGGAAGGACTCTTGGGCAGATGAGTACAGCCCTGCTCGAGAGCCTCGACCCAGACAAGAACCTCCAGATCGCGACGGAGAAGGCGGGCGGCGAGCCTTCCGACGAGCAGATCAAGAAAGTTGAGCTGGCTCGTATCGGGGATGCTCTCAAGACCTTCCAGAACCCGAAACTGCGGGACGCGATATTGTCTGTGCGTCGGTCCCTCGATCAGGTCATTGATGAGCAGACCCCCGATGTTCTGTTGAAGGCGGGCTTTAGCGAGGAAGCCCTTCTGAAAGCCCGCACGATGCTGACCTCGTTCAAGCAGTTCATTGAGGAGAACAAGGATGAAATAGAGGCGATCAAGATTCTCTACAGCCGTCCTTATCGGGCTGGCCTTCGCTTCAAGCACATCAAGGAACTGGCCACCAAACTGAACCAGCCCCCGTTCTATGTGGATCCCGCCCGCCCCGAGTCACTGATACGGCTCTGGCAGGCCTACGAGCTCGTGGAGCCTGCCAAGGTGAAGGGCAAGGGCGGGAAGCAGTTGGTGGATGTGGTCGCCCTGGTGAAGCACGCCTTGGATCCGTCAACGCTCCTGGCTCCCATGGGTGTGACCGTGGAGGAGCGGTATCAGGAGTGGCTTGGTGAGAAGGGGAAGGCGGGGATCACCTTCACAGCGGATCAGAAGAAATGGCTGGATGCGATCAAAGATCACATCGCCAGCAGTCTCGCTATTGAGCAGGACGACCTGGAGGAAGTTCCCTTCAACACGATTGGTGGACTCGGTCGTGCCTACGAGTTGTTTGGAGATCGCCTCGCTCCCATTCTTGATGAACTGAATATGAGGCTGGCGGTATGA
- a CDS encoding DNA methyltransferase has translation MTTNQSQQIVAKAWNFAHVLRDDGLSYMAYTEQITFLLFLKMADEVTKPPYNKPNIVPAKYNWESLLKREGAELETHYRHCLEELGKQPGMLGEIFKKARPEIQNPATLRRLIVDLIDAEKWSSMDADIKGDIYEGLLAKSAQESPKGAGQYFTPRELIKAIVDCVQPTIDDTVCDPACGTGGFLLSAYDYVVKHQGANLDKDQKKHLRTGFVHGGEIVPNTARLCIMNLYLHGVNAEPCPIESGVDSLASDPGDRYSVILTNPPFGKKSSISIVNEEGELEKDEHAYERQDFWTSTKNKQLNFVQHIKTLLKVNGRCAVVVPDNVLFEGGAGETIRRNLLRQFDCHTLLRLPTGIFYAQGVKANVLFFDGKPAQEKPWTRKLWVYDLRTNMHLTQKTNPLKRSDLDEYVECYKPGQTNKRKETWSEKNPEGRWRVYDYDDLIKRDKVSLDIFWLKDKSLEDSEDLPPPDELAQEIADDLQAAWEQFASIAEKVKG, from the coding sequence ATGACCACCAACCAATCCCAACAGATCGTCGCCAAGGCATGGAACTTCGCCCATGTCCTTCGTGACGACGGCTTGTCCTACATGGCGTACACGGAGCAGATCACCTTTCTGCTCTTCCTGAAGATGGCGGACGAGGTCACCAAGCCTCCCTACAACAAGCCCAACATCGTCCCAGCCAAATACAACTGGGAGAGCCTGCTTAAGCGGGAGGGTGCGGAACTGGAGACCCACTACCGTCACTGCTTGGAGGAACTCGGCAAACAGCCTGGGATGCTCGGGGAGATCTTCAAGAAGGCTCGGCCCGAGATCCAGAACCCCGCAACCCTCCGCAGACTCATCGTTGACCTCATTGATGCCGAGAAGTGGTCGTCAATGGACGCCGACATCAAGGGCGACATCTACGAAGGCCTGCTCGCGAAATCAGCCCAGGAGAGTCCGAAGGGTGCGGGCCAATACTTCACCCCGCGTGAACTCATCAAGGCCATCGTGGACTGCGTTCAGCCGACCATAGACGACACGGTCTGCGACCCCGCCTGTGGCACTGGTGGCTTTCTTCTCTCCGCCTACGACTATGTGGTGAAGCACCAGGGGGCGAACCTGGACAAGGATCAGAAGAAGCACCTACGGACGGGCTTTGTTCATGGCGGGGAGATCGTGCCGAATACGGCTCGGCTCTGCATCATGAACCTTTACCTCCACGGGGTGAACGCTGAACCATGCCCGATTGAATCAGGCGTGGACAGCCTCGCTAGTGATCCAGGGGATCGCTACAGCGTGATCCTCACCAATCCGCCCTTCGGCAAGAAGAGTTCCATCAGCATCGTCAACGAAGAGGGTGAACTGGAGAAGGACGAGCACGCCTACGAGCGGCAGGACTTTTGGACGAGCACGAAAAACAAGCAACTCAACTTCGTCCAGCACATCAAGACGCTCCTCAAGGTGAACGGCCGATGTGCCGTGGTCGTCCCCGACAATGTTCTCTTTGAGGGTGGTGCTGGGGAGACGATCCGCAGGAACCTGCTCCGCCAGTTCGACTGCCACACGCTCCTACGGCTCCCTACGGGCATCTTCTACGCCCAAGGCGTGAAGGCGAATGTCCTTTTCTTTGATGGGAAGCCCGCCCAGGAGAAGCCGTGGACGCGGAAACTCTGGGTCTATGACCTTCGCACGAATATGCACTTGACCCAGAAGACAAACCCGCTGAAGCGGTCGGATCTGGACGAGTACGTGGAGTGCTACAAGCCAGGCCAGACAAACAAGCGGAAGGAGACCTGGAGCGAGAAGAATCCCGAGGGTCGGTGGCGGGTCTACGACTACGACGACCTCATCAAGCGAGACAAGGTTTCTTTGGACATCTTCTGGCTGAAGGATAAGAGCCTGGAGGACAGCGAAGACCTGCCCCCGCCTGATGAACTCGCCCAAGAGATCGCTGATGATCTTCAGGCTGCATGGGAGCAGTTCGCCTCAATTGCAGAGAAGGTGAAGGGGTAG